Genomic window (Candidatus Firestonebacteria bacterium RIFOXYD2_FULL_39_29):
GATCCGAAACATAAAGGTACATTCCTGCTCCTTTTAGACGGGAAAGAACATAAGCAGAGATTCCCAAAAAGAGCGGCGGCGTCTCGCAGATAAAAAGATCAACCTTCCCGAGTTTGAATATCCCGCAGAACATTGAAGAGAAGACAAACGAGAAATAATTGGCAAGACGCTTGAGAAAGCTTTTACTGTGCGACGGATAAATCCAGGTACGCAGAACTTTCAATCCTTCCATCTCCTCTTCCATAAAAAGCCCAAGCTTATAATTAAAAAGTATTTTACCCCCCGGGTAATTTGGAAAAGCAGTAACTATCGTCACTTCATGCCCTTTGTTTTTAAGCCCCCGGGCTAATTCAAAGAGCCTCGCTTGAGGGGCACCAATTTCCGGCGGAAAATATTGAGTAAGAAATACTAATTTCAAGAGTACCTCTTTAATAATTTTACAATATGTTCCGAAGCATGCCCGCCGCCATAACAAGAAGGATGCGTTTTATTTTTATTCTCAGCTTTTAATGCCCCTGCTATTTTCTTTTTATCCGTGCCGACAATAATGTTCCATCCGGCTTTAACTGTTTCCACCCATTCAGTCTCATCCCGCATGGTAATACAGGGAACTTTCAACATATAGGCTTCCTTTTGCATACCGCCCGAATCGGTCAGTATCTTTTTCGCATTCTTCATAAGTATCAGATTATCAAGATAGCCTACAGGATCTACAAACGCCAAATTACTTTTATTTATCAACCAGCGATAAAGACCATAAGCTATCAGATACTTTTTAGTTCGAGGGTGCAGCGGTATAACAAATATCTCCGGACCTTTATATTTAATAATAGCATCAAAAATACTCTTTAGCCTGACCGGATCACCGGTGTTCTCCGCCCTATGCACCGTAACCAGAAAATATTCTTTATGTTTAAACTTCAGAAGGTTAAAGACTTTCTGTTTCTTCTCTGCAATCTTAAGAAAAAGATTAAGGGAATCCTCCATAACATCCCCGGTAACAAATATGCCTTTTTTTATCCCCTCATTCTTCAGATTTATGACTGCAGTTTTCGTCGGACAGAACAAAAGCGATGAAATATGGTCAGTCAACTTTCTATTCACTTCTTCGGGCATATTCATATTAAAACTGCGCAATCCCGCCTCAACATGTGCTATTTTTATATTCAGCTTTGCTGCGGCCAGAGCGCCTGCAAGAGTAGAATTCGTATCTCCGTAAACCAGACAGTAATCCGGTTCCTGTTTTTCCAGCACCTTTTCTATTTTTTCAAGCATCTCTCCTGTCTTTTCCCCGTGTTTGCCGGAACCTATAGAGAGGTGCAGGGGTTTCGGGATACCCAGTTCTTTAAAGAATATATCTGACATCTTATAGTCATAATGCTGTCCGGTATGAACCAAAAGTTCTTTTATCCCCGCTTTTTTTAACGCCCTTGAGACCACCGCCGCCTTCACAAACTGCGGTCGGGCCCCGACTATCGAGACTATCTTCATTTTTTTGCACCTCCCGGCATTTGTTTCTCATTAATTATGTCCATAAACAATCCCGCCAGTACATCCGCAAGGTTTTTCCTATCGTAACGCGATATTTCCTCCAAGTTATAAGGGAAAGAAGAAAGATTGCCGTTTTTATGGCTATTGTAAAGCTTTAGAATATTATTTTTCAAGCCCTGTATATCTTCCGGTCCGGAAATAAAGCCCGCATTGGTTTTTGCGATAAGCGCAGCGGCAGGTCCTTCAGACGCTATTGCAAGGATTGGCTTACGGCTCCCCAGGTATTCAAATACTTTTCCGGTAAGAACATACCTGTTAATCTTTGTATTGCCAAGAAAAAAAAGAAGCACATCGGAAGAAAGGATAAGTCCCACGCTTTCAGCATGAGGCACATAGCCCTTCACCTTAACATGCACTTTGAGTCCTAACTTTTCTATAGCTTCAAAATCACTTTTTCTCAGTTTTCCGGCAAAAACAGCACAGGTATCAGAGGCAAAACCGCTATCTTCTTTTATAAGTTGTGAAAACGCTTCAAAAAATGCTCCGGGTGCATTACCGTCGCTGTAATCAAGAATGGTGCCGGTAAAAATCAATGTAAATTTTCCGTCTTTCTTTTTTGTGAGTTTGCCGGCTATAGCCTCAAATTCCGCGCTATCATATCCGTTTGTAAGCGTTACAAATTTCTTCGGTAATTCATTCGGATAAGCCTTAAGCATATCTTCAGTCATTCCGTCAGAAACACAAATAACCCCGGCCGCAGCGTGTACGACTTTACTTTCCATCCTCTTTTCCAGATATTTTCTTAAGGGATTAGGCCAGACACGGGCATTATTCAAAGTC
Coding sequences:
- a CDS encoding UDP-N-acetylglucosamine 2-epimerase, with product MKIVSIVGARPQFVKAAVVSRALKKAGIKELLVHTGQHYDYKMSDIFFKELGIPKPLHLSIGSGKHGEKTGEMLEKIEKVLEKQEPDYCLVYGDTNSTLAGALAAAKLNIKIAHVEAGLRSFNMNMPEEVNRKLTDHISSLLFCPTKTAVINLKNEGIKKGIFVTGDVMEDSLNLFLKIAEKKQKVFNLLKFKHKEYFLVTVHRAENTGDPVRLKSIFDAIIKYKGPEIFVIPLHPRTKKYLIAYGLYRWLINKSNLAFVDPVGYLDNLILMKNAKKILTDSGGMQKEAYMLKVPCITMRDETEWVETVKAGWNIIVGTDKKKIAGALKAENKNKTHPSCYGGGHASEHIVKLLKRYS